The proteins below come from a single Vanacampus margaritifer isolate UIUO_Vmar chromosome 10, RoL_Vmar_1.0, whole genome shotgun sequence genomic window:
- the zdhhc9 gene encoding palmitoyltransferase ZDHHC9 — protein MSAVMISRKARKWEKLPGKNTFCCDGRVMMARQKGVFYLTLFLIIGTCALFFGFECPYLAVHLSATIPVFAAVLFLFVMAMLLRTSFSDPGVLPRALPEEATFIEMEIEAANGNVPSGQRPPPRIRNVEINNQIVKLKYCYTCKIFRPPRASHCSICDNCVDRFDHHCPWVGNCVGKRNYRYFYLFTLSLSLLTIYIFTFDIVHVVMRSVDDGFLSALKETPGTVLEVLVCFFTLWSVVGLSGFHTYLISLNQTTNEDIKGSWSGKNRVQNPYSHKNIFKNCCEVLCGPTYPSVLDRRGLMHEDPPVSASSAAPSSSSLSFSNSSKPAPPTTKTTAPLIPNEHTPDDAKPGIGSPEDDLPPSSFILPLASPETDAEAPVAKDKNH, from the exons ATGTCGGCGGTGATGATAAGCAGGAAGGCGCGGAAATGGGAGAAGCTGCCGGGCAAGAACACTTTCTGCTGCGATGGACGAGTGATGATGGCCCGGCAGAAGGGAGTCTTCTACCTGACCCTCTTCCTCATCATCGGGACATGCGCCCTCTTCTTCGGCTTCGA GTGCCCATACCTGGCTGTCCACCTGTCCGCCACAATCCCAGTCTTCGCCGCTGTGCTTTTCCTCTTTGTCATGGCCATGCTACTGAGGACCAGCTTCAGTGACCCGGGCGTCCTTCCTCGTGCTCTTCCAGAGGAGGCCACATTTATTGAGATGGAGATCG AGGCCGCCAACGGCAACGTCCCCAGCGGGCAGCGACCGCCTCCTCGAATCCGCAACGTTGAGATCAACAATCAGATCGTCAAGCTCAAGTACTGCTACACGTGCAAGATCTTCCGGCCGCCGCGAGCGTCCCACTGCAGCATCTGCGACAACTGCGTTG ACCGTTTTGATCACCACTGTCCATGGGTGGGCAACTGCGTGGGCAAGAGGAACTACCGCTACTTCTACTTGTtcactctctcgctctcgctgcTCACCATTTACATCTTCACCTTTGACATCGTCCACGTGGTCATGC GTTCAGTGGATGATGGCTTTTTGAGCGCTTTGAAGGAAACACCCGGAAC TGTGCTGGAGGTGCTGGTGTGTTTCTTCACGCTGTGGTCAGTGGTCGGCCTGAGCGGCTTCCACACCTACCTGATCTCGCTCAACCAGACCACCAATGAGGAT ATTAAAGGATCCTGGTCGGGGAAGAACCGAGTGCAGAACCCCTACAGTCATAAGAACATCTTTAAAAACTGCTGTGAGGTGCTGTGTGGGCCCACGTACCCCAG CGTCTTGGACAGGAGGGGCCTGATGCACGAAGATCCGCCCGTTTCTGCATCGTCTGCTGcaccatcctcctcctctttatcCTTTTCCAACAGCAGCAAGCCAGCACCGCCAACCACT AAAACCACGGCGCCGCTCATCCCAAACGAGCACACGCCTGACGATGCCAAGCCGGGCATCGGCTCTCCCGAAGACGATCTTCCTCCTTCTTCCTTCATTCTGCCCTTGGCTTCCCCCGAGACGGACGCCGAGGCCCCCGTCGCCAAGGACAAGAACCACTAA
- the tyw2 gene encoding tRNA wybutosine-synthesizing protein 2 homolog, giving the protein MEGVPCLRVSHCRAQKLREYLQSQKFLDRSLCIVKEDTGTVLVPILPSCLLQHDLIFFKDVTVVWCQPSVMSKKEKGRRRGDNLEDVLQELLEFHGENWTKEVREDLPRSFQRHGDLVLLGHNCFLLPLWKKMDQRLWRAVAKCLRAKRLARMNRISSDGFRSPQVTLLLGEQSWVKHVDNGITYEFDVTKCMFSAGNITEKLRVAGLDCSGETVVDLYAGIGYFTLPYLVHAGAAHVHACEWNPHAVEALRKNLATNRVRDRCTVHSGDNRQVQLCDIADRVNLGLIPSSEDGWPVACRLLKKTTGGVLHIHQNVTSANAVASHAVADADDSVSGKRAAREAWQAWADVTANHIACILRDLTAATWRTNVQHIEPVKSYAPHVHHVVLDLECRPI; this is encoded by the exons ATGGAAGGGGTGCCTTGCCTCCGCGTGTCTCATTGCCGTGCACAGAAATTAAG GGAATACCTCCAGTCCCAAAAATTTCTGGACCGAAGTTTATGTATCGTGAAAGAAGATACTGGGACTGTCCTTGTGCCCATTTTACCTTCATGCTTACTACAACATGATCTAATCTTTTTCAAAGATGTGACAGTTGTTTGGTGCCAG CCTTCTGTCATGTCCAAGAAGGAGAAAGGCAGGAGAAGGGGTGATAATTTAGAAGATGTCCTCCAGGAGTTGTTGGAATTTCATGGAGAAAATTGGACAAAAGAAGTGAGGGAGGACCTGCCTCGCAGCTTCCAGCGGCATGGAGATTTAGTCCTGCTGGGGCACAACTGTTTCTTGCTGCCTCTATGGAAGAAAATGG atCAACGGTTATGGCGCGCTGTAGCCAAATGCCTGAGAGCCAAACGACTGGCGAGAATGAATCGAATATCTAGTGATGGCTTCCGATCTCCTCAAGTGACTCTGCTTCTGGGAGAGCAGAGCTGGGTCAAACATGTGGACAACGGCATTAC GTATGAGTTTGACGTCACCAAATGCATGTTTTCTGCTGGAAATATAACAGAGAAGCTCCGGGTTGCTGGATTAGACTGCAGCGGCGAGACCGTGGTTGATTTATATGCCG GTATAGGATACTTCACACTTCCATATCTGGTCCACGCGGGTGCAGCACATGTCCACGCCTGCGAGTGGAACCCACATGCGGTCGAGGCGCTGCGTAAAAACCTAGCGACCAACAGAGTACGCGACCGTTGCACAGTTCACTCAGGGGACAATAGACAA GTCCAGCTGTGTGACATCGCAGACCGTGTGAACCTGGGCCTCATTCCGAGCTCTGAGGACGGTTGGCCAGTTGCCTGTCGCCTGCTGAAGAAAACAACTGGCGGTGTTCTACACATTCATCAGAACGTGACATCAGCGAACGCCGTGGCCTCACATGCAGTGGCTGATGCGGACGACAGCGTATCCGGGAAGAGAGCAGCCAGGGAGGCGTGGCAGGCCTGGGCTGACGTCACCGCGAATCACATCGCATGTATTCTGAGGGACCTCACTGCTGCGACGTGGAGAACAAACGTCCAACATATTGAGCCTGTGAAGTCATATGCACCCCATGTGCATCATGTTGTGCTGGACTTGGAATGCAGACCAATCTGA